The nucleotide window GCTTCTCCCTCTCCGGCCTATTTGCGCCGTTTTCTGCTGCTAGCCGTTGCATTCTACGCGTTGTGGTTTGTGGGCTACGAGCGGACGCTGGCCCCGGACGGCCGCCTCGACGCGGCTTTGTCGGCCAACATTACCACGGCCAGTGCGGCGGCTCTGCGCGGCGTAGGCTTCGACAGCCGCGTCCACGGCCTGGATCCGTATCTGGTGCTGCTCAACAGCCAGCCGGTGGTGCGGGTGGGACATCCGTGCAACGGGCTGGTGCTCTACGCGCTGTTTGCGGGCTTCGTGCTGGCTTTTCCCGGGCCGTGGCGCCGTAAGCTGTGGTTTATTCCGCTGGGTATGCTGGTTATTTACGGCATCAACGTGGTGCGCATTGGGGCCCTGGCCCTAAACCACCTCTACTCCCACCACACGGTTGAGTTCAACCATCACTACACGTTTACTTTTATCGTGTACGCTTTCATTTTTATGCTCTGGATGCTCTGGGCCCGCCGCCTGTCTGCTCCCGTTTCGGCTCCCGTCCATGTCTGATTCCGAGGCGCCGCTCGTTTCTTCCACCTCCTATCCGGTGCTGCTGGGGCGGAACCTGGGGGCTGGGCTGCTGATTGTGGCCCTGTTCTGGGTGGGTATGCACAACGACCAGGTATTTGCGGTGCTAACCCGGGCCTGGCAAAGGATATTCCTGATGTTTGGCCTAAGCACCCAGGCTGCCGGTCCACAGAGTGGCGTCAGTACGCTAGTCACCACGCGCAGCTTGCCGGCCGTTTTCACCTATTCACTGCTCTACACCGCCGCTTGTCTTGGCGTGCTATATGCCGCCCTCTACGACGCGGCTCGTATGCGGCTGGTGCTGCAACTCTACGGCGCTGTATTCGCGGCCTGTGCCTTACTACTGCTCGGGGCAGGCTGCTAGGCGACGCCAGCTGGGCCTACCAGTTGGGCCGCCGCCTTATCGACTTTATCGTTTCGCCGCTGCCGGTAATCATTCTGGTGCCTCTGCTGCGCTGGTATGGCGCCCCAGGGGTTACTAC belongs to Hymenobacter cellulosilyticus and includes:
- the xrtX gene encoding exosortase X, producing MRRFLLLAVAFYALWFVGYERTLAPDGRLDAALSANITTASAAALRGVGFDSRVHGLDPYLVLLNSQPVVRVGHPCNGLVLYALFAGFVLAFPGPWRRKLWFIPLGMLVIYGINVVRIGALALNHLYSHHTVEFNHHYTFTFIVYAFIFMLWMLWARRLSAPVSAPVHV
- a CDS encoding XrtX-associated membrane protein, with protein sequence MSDSEAPLVSSTSYPVLLGRNLGAGLLIVALFWVGMHNDQVFAVLTRAWQRIFLMFGLSTQAAGPQSGVSTLVTTRSLPAVFTYSLLYTAACLGVLYAALYDAARMRLVLQLYGAVFAACALLLLGAGC